A window of the Streptomyces sp. Ag109_O5-10 genome harbors these coding sequences:
- a CDS encoding L,D-transpeptidase family protein, producing MGDIRRRSAVVLGVTGLVAPLTLALTSAPAQAASCTTQAGPYQKQVEKFLGRPVDGKQSAADCKAIKAFQDKHGITPDIGYAGSVTWGVMDLMNKQKAVGDKPNKDGKCPTNKGRIACVNLTLQLSWIQDGNKLVYGPVPVRTGRKGYVTRTGLKKIYWRDIDHVSSLYNVPMPYSQFFDGGQAFHSVGLSMWNPPGSHGCVNMTTTTAKKYWSLLKNGDDVYVYGRKPGT from the coding sequence ATGGGGGACATACGTAGACGAAGTGCCGTCGTGCTCGGTGTCACGGGCCTCGTGGCGCCGCTCACCCTCGCCCTCACCTCCGCTCCGGCGCAGGCGGCGAGCTGCACGACGCAGGCCGGGCCGTACCAGAAGCAGGTGGAGAAGTTCCTCGGGCGGCCGGTGGACGGCAAGCAGTCCGCCGCCGACTGCAAGGCGATCAAGGCCTTCCAGGACAAGCACGGCATCACGCCGGACATCGGCTACGCCGGCTCGGTCACCTGGGGCGTGATGGACCTGATGAACAAGCAGAAGGCCGTCGGCGACAAGCCGAACAAGGACGGCAAGTGTCCCACCAACAAGGGGCGCATCGCATGCGTCAACCTGACGCTCCAGCTCAGCTGGATCCAGGACGGGAACAAGCTCGTCTACGGCCCGGTCCCGGTCCGCACCGGCCGCAAGGGGTACGTCACCCGCACCGGCCTGAAGAAGATCTACTGGCGTGACATCGACCACGTCTCCTCGCTCTACAACGTGCCGATGCCCTACAGCCAGTTCTTCGACGGCGGGCAGGCCTTCCACTCGGTGGGTCTGAGCATGTGGAACCCGCCGGGTTCGCACGGCTGCGTCAACATGACCACCACGACGGCCAAGAAGTACTGGTCGCTGCTGAAGAACGGCGACGACGTCTACGTCTACGGCCGCAAGCCGGGCACCTGA
- a CDS encoding Gfo/Idh/MocA family protein, producing MTFSLGIVGAGQFSGQFATLFQAHPGVGDVYVTDLLPERAEKLAAAQGLAGTFPSYEAMLESGVDAVAIFTQRWTHGPLVLQGLNAGKHVYSAVPMAITTEEIAAIIDAVKATGLTYMMGETSQYNPATVHARNQIAEGAFGRLFYAEGDYVHDMDLGFYDAYRYSGGENWKATASYPPLLYPTHAVGGVLGAWQTHAVSVSAIGVVDDRGDGVFDKEVSQFGNDVSNATALFEVAGGGSFRTNEFRRVGYPSHIRESRFRFFGTEASMEQLATVALWQDKKGVQDISELLEPKPTMSPDDPSLQHIAPELRAAFTSGSAPVHDRARLPREFDTLHNGHEGSHHFLVDDFVTAVNTRGLPTVNAWVAARYTLPGIVAHESARQGGARLEIPDFGDAPES from the coding sequence ATGACTTTCTCACTCGGCATCGTCGGCGCCGGACAGTTCTCCGGACAGTTCGCCACGCTCTTCCAGGCCCATCCCGGCGTCGGCGACGTGTACGTCACCGACCTGCTGCCCGAGCGGGCGGAGAAGCTCGCCGCCGCCCAGGGTCTGGCGGGCACCTTCCCGTCGTACGAGGCCATGCTGGAGTCGGGCGTCGACGCGGTCGCGATCTTCACGCAGCGCTGGACGCACGGCCCGCTGGTCCTCCAGGGCCTGAACGCGGGCAAGCACGTGTACTCCGCGGTCCCGATGGCGATCACGACCGAGGAGATCGCCGCGATCATCGACGCGGTCAAGGCGACCGGTCTGACGTACATGATGGGCGAGACCAGCCAGTACAACCCGGCCACCGTGCACGCCCGCAACCAGATCGCCGAGGGCGCCTTCGGACGGCTCTTCTACGCCGAGGGCGACTACGTCCACGACATGGACCTCGGCTTCTACGACGCCTACCGCTACAGCGGCGGCGAGAACTGGAAGGCGACCGCCAGCTATCCCCCGCTGCTCTACCCGACGCACGCGGTCGGCGGGGTGCTCGGCGCCTGGCAGACGCACGCGGTGAGCGTGTCGGCGATCGGCGTCGTGGACGACCGGGGCGACGGCGTCTTCGACAAGGAGGTCAGCCAGTTCGGCAACGACGTGTCCAACGCGACCGCGCTGTTCGAGGTGGCGGGCGGCGGTTCCTTCCGCACCAACGAGTTCCGGCGGGTGGGCTACCCGTCCCACATCCGTGAGTCCCGCTTCCGGTTCTTCGGCACCGAGGCGAGCATGGAGCAGCTGGCGACGGTGGCGCTGTGGCAGGACAAGAAGGGCGTGCAGGACATCAGCGAACTGCTGGAGCCCAAGCCGACCATGTCCCCCGACGACCCGTCCCTCCAGCACATCGCGCCGGAGCTGCGGGCCGCCTTCACCTCCGGGTCGGCGCCGGTGCACGACCGGGCGCGGCTGCCGCGGGAGTTCGACACGCTGCACAACGGGCACGAGGGCAGCCACCACTTCCTGGTGGACGACTTCGTGACCGCCGTCAACACCCGCGGCCTCCCGACGGTCAACGCGTGGGTCGCGGCCCGCTACACCCTGCCGGGCATCGTCGCGCACGAGTCCGCGCGGCAGGGCGGGGCCAGGCTGGAGATCCCGGACTTCGGGGACGCCCCGGAGAGCTGA
- a CDS encoding ROK family transcriptional regulator, with protein MTDWLPLSSAERSVAIEVLVNGPLSRTELARRLNLSQGSLTRLTKPLIESGLLVEAPWTGAPETRQGRPSQPLAVVAESRSFLGFKITDEMVYAVVTSLRSDIVARLDRPLTGHDPKYVADLLADMTAELAGRHPAIAGIGIGVGGFVRENAVVGESPYLSWRDVPLAGLVRERTGLPVVVENDVAALVEAETWFGAGRGLDRFVVLTIGAGIGYGLVLGGRRVPCAEEDRGFGRHWIIDPLGPLTPQGERGSAASLLTIPSIRYQVRAATGRDASYEEILAGAAAGEPMAARVVGEAGRALGTLLAQIANFVMPQKILLAGEGVGLMDVAGDTVRETVRTHRHPLAAPIGLETKVSDFHDWARGAAVLAIQVLVLGRAGG; from the coding sequence GTGACCGACTGGCTGCCGCTGAGCTCCGCGGAGCGCTCCGTGGCGATCGAGGTGCTCGTCAACGGACCCCTGTCGCGTACCGAGCTGGCCCGTCGGCTGAACCTCTCCCAGGGCAGCCTCACCCGCCTCACCAAGCCGCTCATCGAGTCCGGCCTGCTCGTCGAGGCCCCCTGGACGGGCGCCCCGGAGACCCGTCAGGGCCGGCCCTCGCAGCCGCTCGCCGTGGTCGCCGAGTCCCGGTCCTTCCTCGGCTTCAAGATCACCGACGAGATGGTCTACGCCGTCGTCACCAGCCTCAGGAGCGACATCGTCGCCCGTCTCGACCGGCCGCTCACCGGTCACGACCCGAAGTACGTCGCCGACCTGCTGGCCGACATGACCGCGGAGCTCGCCGGCCGCCACCCCGCGATCGCGGGCATCGGCATCGGCGTCGGCGGGTTCGTGCGCGAGAACGCCGTGGTAGGCGAATCGCCCTATCTGTCCTGGCGTGACGTCCCGCTGGCCGGGCTGGTCCGGGAGCGCACCGGGCTGCCGGTCGTCGTGGAGAACGACGTGGCCGCCCTGGTCGAGGCCGAGACCTGGTTCGGCGCCGGCCGCGGACTCGACCGCTTCGTCGTCCTGACCATCGGCGCCGGCATCGGCTACGGCCTGGTGCTCGGCGGCAGGCGGGTCCCCTGCGCCGAGGAGGACCGCGGTTTTGGACGGCACTGGATCATCGACCCCCTGGGCCCGCTCACCCCGCAGGGCGAGCGCGGCAGCGCCGCGTCGCTGCTCACCATCCCCAGCATCCGCTACCAGGTCCGGGCCGCCACCGGCCGCGACGCGTCGTACGAGGAGATCCTCGCCGGCGCCGCCGCGGGCGAGCCGATGGCCGCGCGGGTGGTCGGCGAGGCCGGCCGGGCGCTGGGCACCCTGCTCGCGCAGATCGCCAACTTCGTCATGCCGCAGAAGATCCTGCTGGCCGGGGAGGGGGTCGGCCTGATGGACGTGGCCGGCGACACGGTGCGGGAGACGGTCCGCACCCACCGGCATCCGCTCGCGGCCCCGATCGGCCTGGAGACCAAGGTCTCCGACTTC